A single window of Caldimicrobium thiodismutans DNA harbors:
- a CDS encoding energy-coupling factor transporter transmembrane component T family protein translates to MKEKGPNSKINSKIKFLYFCLLLLLCLSSKNIFFLGALFLFHFGLLLNRAKKLKALLHYYLEPLFIASILVLIKSFDFSSLQNTLFSLKENLHLGLRVLSAFTLFLFFYTSLSFFEMIRLMNWLKVPALFQELMFLSFKFITLLREDISLVYLSQKNRLGYSGIKESYYSLRYLVQASFFKALAHSENILQSMYQRGFSFKNILLPLEPLNLKDLFYFLIACIGWIILWIIL, encoded by the coding sequence GTGAAGGAAAAAGGGCCTAATTCAAAAATAAATTCAAAAATAAAATTTCTCTACTTTTGCCTTCTCCTTCTCCTTTGTCTTTCCTCAAAAAATATCTTTTTCTTGGGTGCTCTCTTTCTCTTTCATTTTGGGCTTTTACTCAACAGAGCCAAAAAGTTAAAAGCTCTTTTACATTATTATCTTGAACCCCTATTTATAGCAAGTATCTTAGTTCTTATAAAAAGCTTTGATTTTTCTTCTCTTCAAAATACCCTTTTTTCTTTAAAAGAAAATCTTCACTTGGGTCTTCGCGTTCTTTCAGCCTTTACCCTTTTTCTCTTTTTTTATACCTCTCTTTCTTTTTTTGAGATGATAAGACTTATGAACTGGCTTAAAGTTCCAGCCCTGTTTCAGGAATTAATGTTTTTAAGTTTCAAGTTTATCACTCTTCTAAGAGAGGATATCTCTCTTGTATATCTTTCTCAGAAAAATCGACTTGGATATTCTGGAATAAAGGAATCCTATTACTCCCTCAGATATCTTGTTCAAGCATCCTTTTTTAAAGCCTTAGCCCATTCAGAAAACATTCTTCAGAGTATGTATCAAAGGGGCTTTAGTTTTAAAAATATTCTCTTACCCCTTGAACCTCTCAATTTAAAAGATTTATTCTATTTTCTCATAGCTTGCATAGGATGGATAATTCTTTGGATAATTCTTTAA
- a CDS encoding energy-coupling factor ABC transporter permease: MHISEGILPLSWAGLWWAGTLGALAISFKNLKRNLQDYPEKKAVFAFITALVFLFSVVPIPVPFSGTCSHPVGIAVAVFVLGLSGSIISGFIVLLLQALFLAHGGLSTLGANAFSMAIMGSISAYLVIRLTQNLGFPLYMKGFLAGLLADWITYLTTAIQLALALKGEESVSSLFIKVLLAFIPTQVPLGILEAIITGALVTAIYKRRKDLFAFEGLKTIKGVVK, encoded by the coding sequence ATGCATATTTCTGAAGGAATTTTGCCTCTTTCATGGGCTGGATTATGGTGGGCTGGAACTTTAGGTGCCCTTGCTATAAGTTTTAAAAATCTTAAAAGGAATCTTCAGGATTATCCTGAGAAAAAGGCAGTTTTTGCTTTCATTACTGCGCTTGTTTTTCTCTTTTCAGTTGTTCCCATACCTGTGCCTTTCTCCGGAACCTGTTCCCACCCTGTAGGGATTGCAGTTGCAGTCTTTGTGCTTGGCCTTTCAGGAAGTATTATTTCAGGTTTTATAGTGCTTCTCCTTCAGGCTTTATTTCTTGCTCACGGAGGGCTTTCAACCCTTGGTGCCAATGCCTTTTCTATGGCTATTATGGGAAGTATTTCTGCTTATCTTGTGATTCGGTTAACTCAAAACTTAGGCTTTCCCCTTTATATGAAGGGTTTTTTAGCAGGGCTTCTTGCTGACTGGATAACCTATCTTACAACCGCTATTCAGCTTGCTTTAGCCCTTAAAGGTGAGGAATCTGTGTCATCCCTTTTCATCAAGGTGCTACTTGCCTTTATTCCTACCCAAGTTCCCCTTGGAATACTTGAGGCTATAATTACAGGTGCTTTAGTTACAGCTATTTACAAAAGAAGAAAAGATCTCTTTGCCTTTGAAGGTCTTAAAACCATAAAAGGGGTAGTCAAATGA